In Proteus vulgaris, one DNA window encodes the following:
- the argO gene encoding arginine exporter ArgO: MFTTFIQGFLLSAAMILPIGAQNAFVLQQGSKKQFHLMSAFLCALSDVVLITAGVFGGSALLSQSETLLFLITWGGVAFLLWYGWNAFKTAFSKDIELSQNENQVKSRWRVIVTLIAVTWLNPHVYLDTFVVIGSIGGQLTSDLRPWFTIGAVFASISWFFALSLLAAWFSPILSKTRSQRMINLFVGCVMWFIAVQLAAQGWKTLF; this comes from the coding sequence ATGTTTACAACTTTTATTCAGGGTTTTTTATTAAGTGCAGCTATGATTTTACCGATAGGTGCACAGAATGCTTTTGTTTTACAGCAAGGGAGTAAAAAACAATTTCATTTAATGAGTGCATTTTTATGCGCTTTAAGTGATGTTGTATTGATAACAGCAGGTGTTTTTGGTGGTAGTGCATTACTTAGCCAATCAGAAACGCTTTTATTCTTGATCACATGGGGAGGAGTGGCATTTTTACTTTGGTATGGTTGGAATGCATTTAAAACCGCTTTTTCAAAAGATATTGAATTATCACAAAATGAAAATCAGGTAAAAAGTCGTTGGCGTGTGATTGTGACATTAATTGCCGTAACTTGGCTTAATCCTCATGTTTATTTAGATACTTTTGTTGTGATAGGTAGTATTGGAGGACAATTAACCTCAGATCTTCGACCTTGGTTTACAATTGGTGCGGTATTTGCCTCTATAAGTTGGTTTTTTGCATTATCACTACTTGCGGCTTGGTTTTCTCCCATATTAAGCAAAACACGCTCTCAACGTATGATTAATTTGTTTGTAGGATGTGTGATGTGGTTTATTGCTGTTCAATTAGCTGCACAAGGATGGAAAACCCTCTTTTAA